The following are encoded together in the Oncorhynchus clarkii lewisi isolate Uvic-CL-2024 chromosome 25, UVic_Ocla_1.0, whole genome shotgun sequence genome:
- the LOC139384195 gene encoding disintegrin and metalloproteinase domain-containing protein 17a isoform X2 produces the protein MKYLVLVAFWAPCWVNCAIKPRAIEEETRENDPELEALSSLLSDFEVLPVSGLQHHSVRKRDAHTQSHLERLISFSALKRHFKLYLTTNTDLFTEDFKAVFVDQQGKEHRYDVQLQNYFTGHLVGEEHSRVQAHIDGDEFSAHILTDETEYNVEPLWRFTEASPDGRLLVYRSEDIRNLSRMASPKVCGYIHAGAQDLLPEAARGGVAQEDSLHRAKRAAHNHKKNTCPLALVADYRFFKHMGRGEESITLNYLIELIDRVDDMYRNTTWDDEFTGYGVQIQQIIINKEPTNAPLGQAGPGWTHYNMKGSPIQGKEVWDVKKLLEQFSSDIADNASTVCLAHLFTYQDFDEGTLGLAYVAPSKAQALGGLCPKPYYPSHSVKKPSYLNTGLTSTKNYGKTILTKEADLVTTHELGHNFGAEHDPDNIPYCAPNDDHGGKFVMYPIAVSGDHYNNKRFSDCSKISIGKTLRFKAPICFKERNSKVCGNSRVEEGEECDPGMLHRNNDPCCSADCKFRPESQCSDRNSPCCKKCKFEQAGKTCQEPINATCKGMSLCTGDSSECPAPDNAPDNTICVDSGRCRNGECITFCEAVQKLQPCACNETYDSCKVCCRDKNGACTPFVKSDRSVLYLRKGKPCTVGFCDEAGRCMKQVQDVIERLWDFIDKLDINTFGKFLADNIVGSVVVFSLVFWIPLSILVHCVDKNLDKEYEENTKTMYFPSNAEMLSSLESASVRIVKPPPPPTFFSAARIPPHSLPSLPPTGPSASGSSSTPAPGSASGPGPSSGSVVVVGEGPRMATIQEDPSCDSHLDLDKDDFPPRGGSNATKSSYEDLTAEQSTPRSGRHDKRRLKRQACVVDSKETQC, from the exons ATGAAGTATTTGGTCCTTGTTGCCTTTTGGGCTCCTTGTTGGGTCAATTGTGCGATTAAACCAAGGGCCATTGAGGAAGAAACACGGGAAAATGACCCGGAGTTAG AGGCCCTGAGTTCGTTGCTGTCTGACTTTGAGGTGCTACCCGTGTCTGGCCTCCAGCATCACTCGGTCAGGAAGAGGGACGCCCACACCCAGTCCCACCTGGAGCGCCTGATCAGCTTCAGCGCCCTCAAGAG ACATTTCAAGCTTTACTTGACAACTAACACAGACTTGTTCACTGAGGACTTCAAAGCTGTGTTTGTAGATCAGCAAGGGAAGGAGCACCGCTATGATGTTCAGCTGCAGAACTACTTTACCGGACATCTTGTAG gagaggAGCACTCCCGTGTGCAGGCACACATAGATGGGGACGAGTTCTCGGCCCACATCCTGACAGATGAGACGGAGTACAATGTAGAG ccCCTGTGGAGGTTCACCGAGGCGTCCCCCGATGGTCGTCTATTGGTGTACCGGTCAGAGGACATCAGGAACCTCAGCCGCATGGCCTCGCCCAAGGTGTGTGGATACATCCACGCTGGGGCCCAGGACTTACTGCCAGAGGCCGCTAGAGGTGGAGTGGCacaggagg aTTCCCTCCACAGAGCGAAGAGAGCAGCCCACAACCACAAGAAGAACACCTGTCCTCTAGCCCTGGTGGCCGACTACCGCTTCTTCAAACACATGGGCCGTGGAGAGGAGAGCATCACACTCAACTACCTG ATTGAGTTGATTGACAGAGTGGACGACATGTACAGGAACACAACCTGGGATGACGAGTTCACAGGATACGGTGTTCAGATCCAACAG ATCATCATCAACAAGGAGCCGACCAATGCGCCTCTTGGCCAGGCTGGGCCGGGCTGGACCCACTACAACATGAAGGGAAGCCCCATCCAAGGCAAGGAGGTGTGGGATGTCAAGAAACTGCTGGAG CAATTCAGCTCGGACATAGCGGACAATGCTAGCACTGTGTGCCTGGCCCACCTGTTCACCTACCAGGACTTTGACGAGGGGACATTGGGCCTGGCCTATGTGGCCCCCTCTAAAGCCCAGGCTCTGGGGGGCCTCTGCCCCAAAC CTTACTATCCATCTCACTCTGTCAAGAAACCCAGCTACCTCAACACTGGTTTAACCAGCACCAAGAATTATGGCAAAACCATTCTAACCAAG GAAGCAGATTTGGTGACAACCCATGAATTGGGCCATAACTTTGGGGCGGAGCACGACCCTGACAACATCCCCTACTGTGCCCCAAACGATGACCATGGGGGCAAGTTTGTCATGTACCCTATCGCTGTGAGCGGGGATCACTACAACAACAAG CGTTTCTCCGACTGCAGTAAGATCTCCATAGGTAAGACGCTGCGCTTCAAGGCCCCCATCTGCTTCAAGGAGAGGAACAGCAAGGTGTGTGGGAATTCCCgcgtggaggagggggaggagtgcgACCCGGGCATGCTGCACCGCAACAACGACCCGTGCTGCTCTGCCGACTGCAAGTTCAGGCCCGAGTCCCAGTGCAG TGACAGGAATAGTCCGTGCTGTAAGAAATGCAAGTTTGAGCAGGCAGGGAAGACGTGCCAGGAGCCCATCAACGCCACCTGTAAGGGCATGTCCCTCTGCACAg GTGACAGCAGTGAGTGCCCAGCCCCAGACAACGCTCCGGACAATACCATCTGTGTGGACAGTGGGAGGTGCAGAAACGGGGAGTGCATAACCTTCTGTGAGGCCGTACAGAAGCTGCAGCCCTGTGCTTGTAATG AGACATACGACTCGTGTAAGGTGTGCTGTCGGGACAAAAATGGTGCCTGCACTCCTTTTGTCAAAAGCGACCGGAGCGTCCTGTACCTGCGCAAGGGGAAACCCTGCACCGTGGGCTTCTGTGATGAGGCC gGTAGATGCATGAAGCAAGTCCAGGATGTGATCGAGAGGTTGTGGGATTTCATCGACAAGCTGGACATCAACACATTCG ggaAGTTCCTAGCAGACAATATAGTGGGCTCAGTGGTGGTGTTCTCTCTAGTCTTCTGGATCCCTCTCAGCATCCTGGTGCACTGTGTG GATAAAAATCTGGACAAGGAGTATGAGGAGAACACCAAGACCATGTACTTCCCCAGC aacGCAGAGATGCTGAGCAGCCTCGAGTCGGCCTCCGTCCGCATCGTCAAGCCACCTCCGCCTCCCACCTTCTTCTCCGCCGCTCGGATCCCACCCCACTCCCTTCCTTCTCTACCCCCAACGGGCCCGTCTGCCTCAGGCAGCAGCAGTACCCCAGCCCCAGGCTCGGCTTCGGGCCCTGGCCCGTCCTCGGGGAGcgtagtggtggtgggggagggCCCACGGATGGCCACCATCCAGGAGGATCCCAGCTGCGACTCTCACCTCGACCTGGACAAGGACGACTTCCCTCCTCGCGGAGGCTCCAACGCCACCAAGTCTTCATACGAGGACCTGACGGCGGAGCAGAGCACGCCACGCTCGGGCCGCCACGACAAGCGCCGCCTCAAGAGGCAGGCCTGCGTGGTGGACAGTAAAGAGACCCAGTGCTGA
- the LOC139384195 gene encoding disintegrin and metalloproteinase domain-containing protein 17a isoform X1 has protein sequence MKYLVLVAFWAPCWVNCAIKPRAIEEETRENDPELEALSSLLSDFEVLPVSGLQHHSVRKRDAHTQSHLERLISFSALKRHFKLYLTTNTDLFTEDFKAVFVDQQGKEHRYDVQLQNYFTGHLVGEEHSRVQAHIDGDEFSAHILTDETEYNVEPLWRFTEASPDGRLLVYRSEDIRNLSRMASPKVCGYIHAGAQDLLPEAARGGVAQEDSLHRAKRAAHNHKKNTCPLALVADYRFFKHMGRGEESITLNYLIELIDRVDDMYRNTTWDDEFTGYGVQIQQIIINKEPTNAPLGQAGPGWTHYNMKGSPIQGKEVWDVKKLLEQFSSDIADNASTVCLAHLFTYQDFDEGTLGLAYVAPSKAQALGGLCPKPYYPSHSVKKPSYLNTGLTSTKNYGKTILTKEADLVTTHELGHNFGAEHDPDNIPYCAPNDDHGGKFVMYPIAVSGDHYNNKRFSDCSKISIGKTLRFKAPICFKERNSKVCGNSRVEEGEECDPGMLHRNNDPCCSADCKFRPESQCSDRNSPCCKKCKFEQAGKTCQEPINATCKGMSLCTGDSSECPAPDNAPDNTICVDSGRCRNGECITFCEAVQKLQPCACNETYDSCKVCCRDKNGACTPFVKSDRSVLYLRKGKPCTVGFCDEAGRCMKQVQDVIERLWDFIDKLDINTFGKFLADNIVGSVVVFSLVFWIPLSILVHCVDKNLDKEYEENTKTMYFPSQMVEVPVLSRAPPSERRDAEQPRVGLRPHRQATSASHLLLRRSDPTPLPSFSTPNGPVCLRQQQYPSPRLGFGPWPVLGERSGGGGGPTDGHHPGGSQLRLSPRPGQGRLPSSRRLQRHQVFIRGPDGGAEHATLGPPRQAPPQEAGLRGGQ, from the exons ATGAAGTATTTGGTCCTTGTTGCCTTTTGGGCTCCTTGTTGGGTCAATTGTGCGATTAAACCAAGGGCCATTGAGGAAGAAACACGGGAAAATGACCCGGAGTTAG AGGCCCTGAGTTCGTTGCTGTCTGACTTTGAGGTGCTACCCGTGTCTGGCCTCCAGCATCACTCGGTCAGGAAGAGGGACGCCCACACCCAGTCCCACCTGGAGCGCCTGATCAGCTTCAGCGCCCTCAAGAG ACATTTCAAGCTTTACTTGACAACTAACACAGACTTGTTCACTGAGGACTTCAAAGCTGTGTTTGTAGATCAGCAAGGGAAGGAGCACCGCTATGATGTTCAGCTGCAGAACTACTTTACCGGACATCTTGTAG gagaggAGCACTCCCGTGTGCAGGCACACATAGATGGGGACGAGTTCTCGGCCCACATCCTGACAGATGAGACGGAGTACAATGTAGAG ccCCTGTGGAGGTTCACCGAGGCGTCCCCCGATGGTCGTCTATTGGTGTACCGGTCAGAGGACATCAGGAACCTCAGCCGCATGGCCTCGCCCAAGGTGTGTGGATACATCCACGCTGGGGCCCAGGACTTACTGCCAGAGGCCGCTAGAGGTGGAGTGGCacaggagg aTTCCCTCCACAGAGCGAAGAGAGCAGCCCACAACCACAAGAAGAACACCTGTCCTCTAGCCCTGGTGGCCGACTACCGCTTCTTCAAACACATGGGCCGTGGAGAGGAGAGCATCACACTCAACTACCTG ATTGAGTTGATTGACAGAGTGGACGACATGTACAGGAACACAACCTGGGATGACGAGTTCACAGGATACGGTGTTCAGATCCAACAG ATCATCATCAACAAGGAGCCGACCAATGCGCCTCTTGGCCAGGCTGGGCCGGGCTGGACCCACTACAACATGAAGGGAAGCCCCATCCAAGGCAAGGAGGTGTGGGATGTCAAGAAACTGCTGGAG CAATTCAGCTCGGACATAGCGGACAATGCTAGCACTGTGTGCCTGGCCCACCTGTTCACCTACCAGGACTTTGACGAGGGGACATTGGGCCTGGCCTATGTGGCCCCCTCTAAAGCCCAGGCTCTGGGGGGCCTCTGCCCCAAAC CTTACTATCCATCTCACTCTGTCAAGAAACCCAGCTACCTCAACACTGGTTTAACCAGCACCAAGAATTATGGCAAAACCATTCTAACCAAG GAAGCAGATTTGGTGACAACCCATGAATTGGGCCATAACTTTGGGGCGGAGCACGACCCTGACAACATCCCCTACTGTGCCCCAAACGATGACCATGGGGGCAAGTTTGTCATGTACCCTATCGCTGTGAGCGGGGATCACTACAACAACAAG CGTTTCTCCGACTGCAGTAAGATCTCCATAGGTAAGACGCTGCGCTTCAAGGCCCCCATCTGCTTCAAGGAGAGGAACAGCAAGGTGTGTGGGAATTCCCgcgtggaggagggggaggagtgcgACCCGGGCATGCTGCACCGCAACAACGACCCGTGCTGCTCTGCCGACTGCAAGTTCAGGCCCGAGTCCCAGTGCAG TGACAGGAATAGTCCGTGCTGTAAGAAATGCAAGTTTGAGCAGGCAGGGAAGACGTGCCAGGAGCCCATCAACGCCACCTGTAAGGGCATGTCCCTCTGCACAg GTGACAGCAGTGAGTGCCCAGCCCCAGACAACGCTCCGGACAATACCATCTGTGTGGACAGTGGGAGGTGCAGAAACGGGGAGTGCATAACCTTCTGTGAGGCCGTACAGAAGCTGCAGCCCTGTGCTTGTAATG AGACATACGACTCGTGTAAGGTGTGCTGTCGGGACAAAAATGGTGCCTGCACTCCTTTTGTCAAAAGCGACCGGAGCGTCCTGTACCTGCGCAAGGGGAAACCCTGCACCGTGGGCTTCTGTGATGAGGCC gGTAGATGCATGAAGCAAGTCCAGGATGTGATCGAGAGGTTGTGGGATTTCATCGACAAGCTGGACATCAACACATTCG ggaAGTTCCTAGCAGACAATATAGTGGGCTCAGTGGTGGTGTTCTCTCTAGTCTTCTGGATCCCTCTCAGCATCCTGGTGCACTGTGTG GATAAAAATCTGGACAAGGAGTATGAGGAGAACACCAAGACCATGTACTTCCCCAGC CAGATGGTTGAGGTACCTGTACTTAGTAGAGCTCCACCCTCAg aacGCAGAGATGCTGAGCAGCCTCGAGTCGGCCTCCGTCCGCATCGTCAAGCCACCTCCGCCTCCCACCTTCTTCTCCGCCGCTCGGATCCCACCCCACTCCCTTCCTTCTCTACCCCCAACGGGCCCGTCTGCCTCAGGCAGCAGCAGTACCCCAGCCCCAGGCTCGGCTTCGGGCCCTGGCCCGTCCTCGGGGAGcgtagtggtggtgggggagggCCCACGGATGGCCACCATCCAGGAGGATCCCAGCTGCGACTCTCACCTCGACCTGGACAAGGACGACTTCCCTCCTCGCGGAGGCTCCAACGCCACCAAGTCTTCATACGAGGACCTGACGGCGGAGCAGAGCACGCCACGCTCGGGCCGCCACGACAAGCGCCGCCTCAAGAGGCAGGCCTGCGTGGTGGACAGTAA
- the LOC139384111 gene encoding 14-3-3 protein beta/alpha-1-like, with product MDKTDLIQKAKLAEQAERYDDMAASMKEVTEQGGELSNEERNLLSVAYKNVVGARRSAWRVISSIGQKTEGSDKKLAMVNEYREKVEGELRDICNDVLELLNKYLIENSTNAESKVFYLKMKGDYYRYLAEVASGDDKTATIENSQEAYQQAFDISKKEMDPTHPIRLGLALNFSVFFYEILNSPEKACSLAKQAFDDAIAELDKLNEESYKDSTLIMQLLRDNLTLWTSDNAPEEGEGGEAGEAGENEN from the exons atggaTAAAACGGATCTTATTCAGAAGGCCAAGTTGGCAGAGCAAGCCGAGCGCTACGATGACATGGCTGCCTCCATGAAGGAGGTAACGGAGCAGGGGGGCGAGCTGTCAAACGAGGAGAGGAACCTGCTATCTGTCGCATACAAGAACGTTGTCGGAGCACGGCGGTCGGCATGGAGGGTCATCTCCAGCATCGGACAGAAGACCGAGGGAAGCGACAAGAAGCTCGCAATGGTCAACGAATACCGGGAGAAAGTGGAGGGAGAGCTGAGAGATATCTGCAATGACGTACTG GAACTTCTGAATAAATATTTAATTGAGAACTCCACAAACGCCGAAAGCAAAGTCTTCTATCTTAAGATGAAGGGGGACTACTATAGATACCTTGCCGAAGTCGCCTCCGGGGATGACAAGACAG CGACCATAGAGAACTCTCAGGAGGCTTATCAGCAGGCGTTTGACATCAGCAAGAAGGAGATGGACCCCACGCATCCCATCCGCCTGGGCCTGGCCCTCAACTTCTCAGTCTTCTTCTACGAGATCCTCAACTCCCCAGAGAAGGCCTGCTCACTGGCCAAACAG GCATTTGACGACGCCATCGCAGAGCTGGACAAACTGAACGAGGAGTCCTACAAAGACAGCACTCTCATCATGCAGCTGCTCAGAGACAACCTGACA TTATGGACATCCGACAACGCTCCCGAGGAAGGGGAAGGCGGAGAAGCCGGCGAGGCCGGAGAGAACGAGAACTGA